A single genomic interval of Nocardioides nitrophenolicus harbors:
- a CDS encoding cytochrome P450, with protein MTAPTVSPVQDEEIGAFFAADPATIAWPYPMYERWRGGTGIVRWQGGPATVVTRYRDVKDVMSGRYPIGQNAYRFGELAEGTIARLPLAHHETFFKVLDFESLFMSRQSAEAHARLRRIAARAFTARRIAQLRESIQHHVDELIGEMVAAPEADVKRDLANKLPVRVIVDMLGVPQSDRELIWEWSEAVGRLFSLDERSLTEADRAIDAFREYVGRTVHRFRATGEAPDLAKAMLEQRDNEALTEDELVAMYLLILFGGSETTTNLLGNGFLALQRHRAQWDLLRERPDLVPGAIDELIRYDSPHHYLPRVADGDFEINGVEVGRGQTVIVVMGAANRDPEVFADPDRLDVTRENKNEHLSFAFGAHYCLGAALARIEGDVVFSTLLRRFPDARLLDDRPTYAGSAMLRAIRSLPTDLGRDRG; from the coding sequence ATGACCGCCCCCACTGTGTCCCCGGTTCAGGACGAGGAGATCGGCGCCTTCTTCGCCGCCGATCCGGCGACGATCGCGTGGCCCTATCCGATGTACGAGCGGTGGCGTGGGGGGACCGGCATCGTGCGCTGGCAGGGCGGCCCGGCGACCGTCGTGACCCGCTACCGCGACGTCAAGGACGTGATGAGCGGGCGCTACCCGATCGGCCAGAACGCCTACCGCTTCGGCGAGCTCGCGGAGGGCACCATCGCCCGGCTGCCGCTGGCGCACCACGAGACGTTCTTCAAGGTCCTCGACTTCGAGAGCCTGTTCATGAGCCGCCAGTCGGCCGAGGCGCACGCGCGGCTGCGCCGGATCGCGGCCCGGGCGTTCACGGCACGCCGCATCGCGCAGCTGCGGGAGTCGATCCAGCATCACGTCGACGAGCTGATCGGCGAGATGGTCGCCGCTCCCGAGGCCGACGTGAAGCGCGATCTCGCCAACAAGCTGCCCGTCCGGGTGATCGTCGACATGCTCGGCGTACCGCAGTCCGACCGTGAGCTGATCTGGGAGTGGTCGGAGGCCGTCGGCCGGCTGTTCTCGCTCGACGAGCGGTCGCTCACCGAGGCGGACCGGGCGATCGACGCCTTCCGCGAGTACGTCGGCCGGACCGTCCACCGGTTCCGGGCGACCGGCGAGGCGCCGGACCTCGCCAAGGCGATGCTGGAGCAGCGGGACAACGAGGCGCTGACCGAGGACGAGCTGGTCGCGATGTACCTGCTCATCCTCTTCGGCGGCAGCGAGACCACGACCAACCTGCTCGGCAACGGCTTCCTCGCGCTCCAGCGGCACCGGGCCCAGTGGGACCTGCTGCGTGAGCGGCCGGACCTGGTGCCGGGGGCGATCGACGAGCTGATCCGCTACGACTCGCCCCACCACTACCTGCCGCGGGTCGCCGACGGCGACTTCGAGATCAACGGGGTGGAGGTGGGCCGCGGCCAGACGGTCATCGTCGTGATGGGCGCGGCGAACCGCGACCCCGAGGTGTTCGCCGATCCGGACCGGCTCGACGTCACGCGGGAGAACAAGAACGAGCACCTGTCCTTCGCGTTCGGTGCCCATTACTGCCTCGGCGCGGCCCTGGCCCGGATCGAGGGCGACGTGGTGTTCTCCACGCTGCTGCGCCGCTTCCCGGACGCGCGGCTCCTCGACGACCGGCCGACGTACGCCGGCAGCGCGATGCTGCGCGCCATCCGCTCGCTCCCGACCGATCTCGGTCGGGACCGGGGCTGA
- a CDS encoding acyclic terpene utilization AtuA family protein, which translates to MTDPVRILGFVNHIAPSPDIEEAIDRAFAWGVDVIVAQGTGSDWGPYWLGSGDQPSANQAANVEPYVRAALRHGVPFVFSFGIAGGDPHLDTCLAAFDELCRRNGWAPRVGVIRSEIAPETLSAAVTDGPPVLPASTDAGLATPLTAADVAEAERIVALIGPEPVMAALDQGVDGVITGRALDIGLFMALPMLRGLPTAIAAHAGKMLECGGLALEPGDSGRCIWASLDDTGFTVRSPHVGAAPSARSLVSHTFYERSHPTWEENPGGALDLSRATYAERDRGHGTEVRCEGAVWHEAPYTVLMEGARREGFRAVSLLGVREPALLAQARSWTDAAERAVAEAPRFADAVREGRLRLQTRIFGLDAVLGDLEPNPAITGHEAGVLVDVVADTEELAKEAAYYAFIRLFIGPYPGRKTTAGNAAAPLMPVVVPVADVFSFSIYHLLPLEDPVAPFPTTVVTFPRATTPIREEVSADAAV; encoded by the coding sequence ATGACCGACCCGGTCCGGATACTCGGATTCGTCAACCACATCGCACCGTCGCCCGATATCGAGGAGGCGATCGATCGGGCCTTCGCGTGGGGCGTCGACGTGATCGTCGCCCAGGGCACCGGCAGCGACTGGGGTCCCTACTGGCTCGGCTCGGGTGACCAGCCCTCGGCCAACCAGGCCGCGAACGTCGAGCCCTACGTCCGCGCGGCGCTGCGCCACGGCGTGCCGTTCGTGTTCTCCTTCGGCATCGCCGGCGGCGACCCGCACCTCGACACCTGCCTCGCCGCGTTCGACGAGCTCTGTCGGCGCAACGGCTGGGCGCCGCGGGTCGGCGTGATCCGGTCCGAGATCGCGCCCGAGACACTGAGCGCCGCCGTCACCGACGGCCCGCCGGTGCTCCCGGCAAGCACCGACGCGGGTCTCGCGACCCCGCTGACGGCGGCCGACGTCGCCGAGGCGGAGCGGATCGTCGCGCTGATCGGCCCGGAGCCGGTGATGGCTGCCCTGGACCAGGGCGTCGACGGGGTGATCACCGGTCGCGCGCTGGACATCGGCCTGTTCATGGCGCTGCCGATGCTCCGCGGGCTGCCGACCGCGATCGCCGCGCACGCCGGGAAGATGCTGGAGTGCGGTGGCCTGGCGCTCGAGCCCGGCGACTCGGGACGGTGCATCTGGGCCAGCCTCGACGACACCGGCTTCACCGTGCGCTCGCCCCACGTCGGCGCCGCGCCGTCGGCCCGCAGCCTGGTGTCGCACACCTTCTACGAGCGGTCCCATCCCACCTGGGAGGAGAACCCGGGCGGCGCGCTCGACCTCTCCCGGGCGACGTACGCCGAGCGCGACCGCGGCCATGGCACGGAGGTGCGCTGCGAGGGCGCGGTGTGGCACGAGGCGCCCTACACCGTGCTGATGGAGGGGGCCCGGCGCGAGGGCTTCCGGGCGGTCTCGCTGCTCGGCGTACGGGAGCCGGCACTGCTGGCGCAGGCCCGGTCGTGGACCGACGCGGCGGAGCGCGCGGTCGCCGAGGCGCCCCGCTTCGCCGATGCCGTCCGTGAGGGCCGGCTGCGCCTGCAGACCCGGATCTTCGGGCTGGACGCCGTGCTCGGCGACCTCGAGCCGAACCCGGCGATCACCGGTCACGAGGCCGGTGTCCTGGTCGACGTCGTCGCCGACACCGAGGAGCTCGCCAAGGAGGCGGCGTACTACGCCTTCATCCGGCTCTTCATCGGCCCCTACCCGGGCCGCAAGACGACGGCCGGCAACGCCGCCGCGCCGCTGATGCCGGTCGTGGTCCCGGTCGCCGACGTCTTCTCCTTCAGCATCTACCACCTGCTGCCGCTCGAGGATCCGGTGGCGCCGTTCCCGACCACCGTCGTCACCTTCCCGCGAGCGACGACCCCGATCCGCGAGGAGGTGTCGGCCGATGCAGCTGTATGA
- a CDS encoding SDR family NAD(P)-dependent oxidoreductase: protein MRLEPGQVAVVTGGASGIGRGIVDALAARGLTVVLVDVEERQLGAAVAELRERGVTAEGARVDVRDAAAMLALADRVLAEHGRVDVLCNNAGVIAARRPVWEHTADDWRWTVDVNLIGVANGIAAFVPSMVAAGAGHVVNTSSMAGLCPLDGGGNAAYSASKHGVIGLSETLRADLDEVAPAVGVTVLCPGPVPSQIHDSARNRPAELADVGPIAPPAKTTSMTVLEPVPAEVVGGQVVAAVESNRMYLLTDEAIAPLARARIDRVLADL from the coding sequence ATGAGGCTGGAGCCGGGCCAGGTCGCCGTCGTCACCGGGGGCGCGAGCGGGATCGGGCGCGGGATCGTGGACGCCCTCGCCGCCCGCGGTCTCACCGTGGTCCTGGTCGACGTCGAGGAGCGGCAGCTCGGCGCCGCGGTCGCCGAGCTGCGCGAGCGCGGCGTCACGGCCGAGGGAGCCCGGGTCGACGTACGCGACGCCGCCGCGATGCTGGCGCTCGCCGACCGGGTGCTCGCCGAGCACGGCCGGGTGGACGTGCTGTGCAACAACGCGGGTGTGATCGCGGCGCGGCGCCCGGTCTGGGAGCACACCGCCGACGACTGGCGCTGGACCGTCGACGTCAACCTGATCGGCGTGGCCAACGGGATCGCGGCCTTCGTCCCGAGCATGGTCGCCGCCGGAGCCGGTCACGTGGTCAACACGTCCAGCATGGCCGGCCTGTGCCCCCTGGACGGCGGCGGGAACGCCGCCTACTCGGCCAGCAAGCACGGCGTCATCGGGCTCTCCGAGACGCTGCGGGCCGACCTCGACGAGGTGGCGCCCGCCGTGGGGGTCACCGTGCTGTGCCCCGGACCGGTGCCCAGCCAGATCCACGACTCCGCACGCAACCGGCCCGCGGAGCTCGCCGACGTCGGTCCGATCGCACCACCGGCGAAGACCACCTCGATGACCGTCCTGGAGCCGGTGCCGGCCGAGGTGGTCGGCGGCCAGGTCGTCGCCGCCGTCGAGTCGAACCGGATGTACCTGCTCACCGACGAGGCGATCGCCCCGCTGGCGCGGGCGCGCATCGACCGCGTGCTCGCCGATCTCTGA
- a CDS encoding LLM class flavin-dependent oxidoreductase, with the protein MKFGILLTSVYDATTDPRVQRAEHEELVRTSEELGFDTMVCGQHFLGSELRYFQPVPWLTHMGGVAPTMRTATGIVLLSMVNPVEIAEQMATLDVLTDGRAVFGVGLGYSPHEFAAFGVEKGTKVARFEESLALVRRLWSGDTVDFEGEFFSVSGARPSVRPVQEGGIPVWIGGQAAGAVRRAARLGDAWYTPPFPTHDELRSLRRLFLDTRAEAGLPLDGDFPVRRELLIASSKEAGLQAALERYRARYETYRKWGLSGENTPVGDGAELRADIENRFILGSAAECVDQLGALGEQIGMTHFVYKPHWPGLSHRDAMAQLEEFGTKVLPELA; encoded by the coding sequence ATGAAGTTCGGCATCCTGCTCACCTCGGTGTACGACGCGACCACCGACCCACGGGTGCAGCGCGCGGAGCACGAGGAGCTGGTCCGCACCTCCGAGGAGCTCGGCTTCGACACGATGGTCTGCGGCCAGCACTTCCTCGGCTCCGAGCTGCGCTACTTCCAGCCGGTGCCGTGGCTGACCCACATGGGCGGCGTCGCGCCGACCATGCGCACCGCGACCGGCATCGTGCTGCTCTCGATGGTCAACCCGGTCGAGATCGCCGAGCAGATGGCGACCCTCGACGTGTTGACCGACGGGCGTGCGGTGTTCGGCGTCGGGCTCGGCTACAGCCCCCACGAGTTCGCGGCCTTCGGCGTGGAGAAGGGCACCAAGGTGGCCCGCTTCGAGGAGTCGCTGGCGCTGGTCCGCCGGCTCTGGAGCGGCGACACCGTCGACTTCGAGGGCGAGTTCTTCTCGGTGTCGGGCGCCCGTCCGTCGGTGCGCCCGGTCCAGGAGGGCGGCATCCCGGTGTGGATCGGCGGCCAGGCCGCCGGCGCCGTACGCCGGGCCGCGCGCCTGGGCGACGCCTGGTACACGCCGCCGTTCCCCACCCACGACGAGCTGAGGTCCCTGCGCCGGCTGTTCCTCGACACCCGCGCCGAGGCGGGGCTCCCGCTCGACGGCGACTTCCCGGTGCGGCGCGAGCTGCTCATCGCCTCGTCGAAGGAGGCCGGCCTGCAGGCAGCGCTGGAGCGCTACCGGGCGCGCTACGAGACCTACCGGAAGTGGGGTCTCTCCGGTGAGAACACGCCGGTCGGCGACGGCGCGGAGCTGCGCGCCGACATCGAGAACCGCTTCATCCTGGGTTCGGCGGCCGAGTGCGTCGACCAGCTCGGCGCCCTCGGTGAGCAGATCGGCATGACCCACTTCGTCTACAAGCCGCACTGGCCCGGACTCTCGCACCGCGACGCGATGGCGCAGCTGGAGGAGTTCGGCACCAAGGTGCTGCCGGAGCTGGCCTGA
- a CDS encoding class I adenylate-forming enzyme family protein, translating into MAGYRLADQARPTGERADHPAVLYAGRTLSFRDVDGRADRFAAGLRRAGVGDGDRVGLLLPNVPEYLEALIGTARAGAVAVPLNWRLAPSELAGVVADAGIRHFLVSPATTALHDALAVDGEPCLVLHLGDDYETWLAAQPAHAEPGWVRAPGRTVLQVYTSGTSGAPKGVLLTDANLGAKVPAVTPWWGVRADSRTLLATPLFHVGGLSWALVGLHAGATTVLTTDTTAGTLIEHLVADRITHTFLVPAMIQRLCAAATDGLSFGHLEGVMFGASPIAAETQQAAYRLFGPVLRQLYGLSETTGAFTEMPAQHDLDPSAPRWRSAGRAYPWVELEIRDPESGRRRAPGEFGEVWTRSAQNTLGYHGRPAETAELLTGDGWLRTGDGGHLDEDGYLFLTDRIKDLIITGGENVYPAEVEQVLRRHPEVADVSVVGVPDPTWGEGVGAAVVLRPGSGLAPDELVAWAAAHLAGYKRPRLVRVLAELPRNATGKVLRRQVREQLAPTPALTTTRSQEAR; encoded by the coding sequence GTGGCGGGCTACCGACTCGCCGACCAGGCCCGCCCGACCGGCGAACGGGCCGACCACCCGGCCGTGCTGTACGCCGGCCGGACGCTGAGCTTCCGCGACGTCGACGGGCGCGCGGACCGGTTCGCCGCCGGGCTGCGCCGGGCCGGCGTCGGCGACGGCGACCGGGTCGGCCTGCTGCTGCCCAATGTGCCGGAGTACCTCGAGGCGCTGATCGGGACGGCGCGCGCCGGCGCGGTCGCGGTGCCGCTCAACTGGCGGCTGGCGCCGTCCGAGCTCGCCGGCGTCGTCGCCGACGCGGGCATCCGGCACTTCCTGGTGTCCCCGGCGACCACCGCGCTGCACGACGCGCTGGCCGTCGACGGCGAGCCGTGCCTGGTGCTCCACCTCGGCGACGACTACGAGACCTGGCTCGCCGCGCAGCCGGCGCACGCCGAGCCGGGCTGGGTGCGCGCCCCCGGCCGGACCGTGCTGCAGGTCTACACCTCGGGCACGAGCGGCGCCCCGAAGGGCGTGCTGCTCACCGACGCCAACCTCGGCGCGAAGGTGCCGGCGGTGACGCCGTGGTGGGGCGTGCGCGCCGACAGCCGCACCCTGCTGGCCACGCCGCTCTTCCACGTCGGCGGGCTCAGCTGGGCCCTGGTCGGGCTGCACGCGGGCGCCACGACGGTGCTGACCACCGACACCACGGCCGGCACGCTGATCGAGCACCTGGTCGCCGACCGGATCACCCACACCTTCCTGGTGCCGGCGATGATCCAGCGCCTGTGCGCGGCCGCGACCGACGGGCTCTCCTTCGGCCATCTCGAAGGCGTCATGTTCGGTGCGTCGCCGATCGCCGCGGAGACCCAGCAGGCGGCGTACCGCCTGTTCGGCCCGGTGCTGCGCCAGCTCTACGGGCTCTCCGAGACCACCGGCGCCTTCACCGAGATGCCCGCCCAGCACGACCTGGACCCCAGCGCGCCCCGGTGGCGTTCGGCGGGCCGCGCCTATCCGTGGGTGGAGCTGGAGATCCGCGACCCCGAGAGCGGCCGGCGCCGCGCGCCGGGGGAGTTCGGCGAGGTGTGGACCCGGTCCGCCCAGAACACCCTCGGCTACCACGGGCGGCCCGCGGAGACGGCCGAGCTGCTGACCGGGGACGGCTGGCTGCGCACCGGCGACGGCGGCCACCTCGACGAGGACGGCTACCTGTTCCTCACCGACCGGATCAAGGACCTCATCATCACCGGCGGCGAGAACGTCTACCCGGCCGAGGTCGAGCAGGTGCTGCGCCGCCACCCCGAGGTGGCCGACGTCTCCGTCGTCGGCGTGCCCGACCCGACCTGGGGCGAGGGGGTCGGCGCCGCGGTGGTGCTGCGCCCCGGCAGCGGGCTGGCCCCCGACGAGCTGGTCGCCTGGGCCGCGGCGCACCTGGCCGGCTACAAGCGGCCCCGCCTGGTCCGGGTCCTCGCGGAGCTGCCCCGCAACGCCACCGGCAAGGTGCTGCGCCGCCAGGTGCGCGAGCAGCTCGCCCCCACGCCCGCCCTGACCACCACCCGCTCGCAGGAGGCTCGATGA
- a CDS encoding oxidoreductase, protein MSDPGSSHPHLFSPIRVGTMDLRSRVMLPPHASAIGNIYGTEDEARRNIAYFEQRAEAGVAWVGSLSTHVRNHLIPGFEPTGVGAATTGFFRLPFFVERVQAFSDAMHARDTCVTVQMVHQGGMPHGASPVMSAPVINLMPHVMDTDDIAAFVAEYAASARLAMEGRADGVELHLNHDDLHEWFLSAYTNHREDAYGGSLEARARFSVECLRAIRDVVGSSMTVGIRLNIREEMPEGYDVDGGVELAQYLESTGLIDYVHGVVGSPWGNPSYIQPTYFEPGRFSSLAQRFKDALSLPVVHTGRITSPRVAEDILAAGHADIVGMARAHIADGDLLVKAREGREDEIRPCVGGNECISRRYVEGLPFGCAVNPGTSHEVDVPWPSVAPRRLLVVGGGPAGMELAALSAEAGFEVDLREREPELGGQLRYVIRAPRHEGYAAYLDWQVRRLAGLGVTVTTGVEVSADDVRASGADVVAIATGARARRPAIAGVDAPHVLDSRDVLAGAAAPGGPGSRVLVIAQDDHVAPLSVADHLAEAGHEVTVCYATHQPAPLLGRYIIGGILGRLDARDVRMVFMEEVVRIDGPSVTTRNVYSQKVRPLGEFDAVVLACGSVSESTLYDELRGSLPELHILGDAYAPRRLVFATRQAYALAEQLAATHRAAALA, encoded by the coding sequence GTGTCGGACCCGGGCTCCAGCCACCCCCATCTCTTCTCGCCCATCCGCGTGGGGACGATGGACCTCCGCAGCCGGGTCATGCTCCCACCCCATGCCTCCGCGATCGGCAACATCTACGGCACCGAGGACGAGGCCCGCCGCAACATCGCCTACTTCGAGCAGCGGGCCGAGGCGGGCGTGGCCTGGGTGGGCAGCCTGTCCACGCACGTGCGCAACCACCTGATCCCCGGCTTCGAGCCCACCGGCGTCGGCGCCGCGACGACCGGCTTCTTCCGGCTGCCCTTCTTCGTCGAGCGGGTGCAGGCCTTCTCCGACGCGATGCACGCCCGGGACACCTGCGTGACGGTGCAGATGGTCCACCAGGGCGGGATGCCGCACGGCGCCTCGCCCGTGATGAGCGCCCCCGTCATCAACCTGATGCCGCACGTGATGGACACCGACGACATCGCCGCCTTCGTCGCGGAGTACGCCGCCTCGGCCCGGCTCGCGATGGAGGGCCGCGCCGACGGCGTCGAGCTCCACCTCAACCACGACGACCTCCACGAGTGGTTCCTCTCGGCCTACACCAACCACCGCGAGGACGCGTACGGCGGCTCCCTCGAGGCCCGTGCCCGCTTCTCGGTCGAGTGCCTGCGGGCCATCCGCGACGTCGTCGGCAGCTCGATGACGGTCGGCATCCGGCTCAACATCCGCGAGGAGATGCCGGAGGGCTACGACGTCGACGGCGGCGTGGAGCTCGCGCAGTATCTCGAGTCCACCGGCCTGATCGACTACGTGCACGGCGTGGTCGGCTCGCCCTGGGGCAACCCGAGCTACATCCAGCCCACCTACTTCGAGCCGGGCCGGTTCTCCTCGCTCGCGCAGCGCTTCAAGGACGCGCTGAGTCTCCCGGTCGTGCACACCGGCCGGATCACCTCCCCACGGGTCGCGGAGGACATCCTCGCGGCGGGGCACGCCGACATCGTCGGCATGGCCCGCGCCCACATCGCCGACGGCGACCTGCTGGTCAAGGCCCGCGAGGGCCGCGAGGACGAGATCCGCCCGTGCGTCGGCGGCAACGAGTGCATCAGCCGGCGCTATGTCGAGGGCCTGCCGTTCGGGTGCGCGGTCAACCCCGGCACCAGCCACGAGGTCGACGTGCCCTGGCCGAGCGTCGCGCCGCGCCGCCTGCTGGTCGTCGGCGGCGGCCCCGCCGGCATGGAGCTCGCCGCGCTGAGCGCCGAGGCCGGCTTCGAGGTCGACCTGCGCGAGCGCGAGCCGGAGCTCGGCGGTCAGCTGCGCTACGTCATCCGCGCGCCGCGCCACGAGGGCTATGCCGCCTATCTCGACTGGCAGGTACGCCGGCTGGCCGGCCTGGGCGTCACGGTCACGACGGGCGTGGAGGTGAGCGCCGACGACGTGCGGGCCAGCGGGGCCGACGTGGTCGCGATCGCGACCGGTGCCCGCGCCCGTCGGCCCGCGATCGCCGGCGTCGACGCACCGCACGTGCTCGACAGTCGCGACGTCCTGGCCGGCGCGGCCGCCCCGGGCGGCCCCGGCTCCCGAGTGCTGGTGATCGCCCAGGACGACCACGTGGCTCCGCTCTCGGTCGCCGACCACCTCGCCGAGGCCGGTCACGAGGTGACCGTCTGCTACGCGACCCACCAGCCGGCGCCGCTGCTCGGCCGCTACATCATCGGCGGCATCCTCGGCCGCCTCGACGCCCGCGACGTCCGGATGGTCTTCATGGAGGAGGTGGTGCGGATCGACGGCCCGAGCGTGACCACCCGCAACGTCTACTCCCAGAAGGTCCGTCCGCTCGGGGAGTTCGACGCCGTCGTCCTCGCCTGCGGCAGCGTCTCGGAGTCCACGCTCTACGACGAGCTGCGCGGCAGCCTCCCCGAGCTGCACATCCTCGGTGACGCCTACGCACCACGCCGCCTGGTGTTCGCCACCCGCCAGGCCTACGCGCTCGCCGAGCAGCTCGCCGCCACCCACCGCGCCGCGGCGCTCGCCTGA
- a CDS encoding DUF4387 family protein — MQLYDAATIIRSKNAGPFAVTVDLFFDAETYPLARSSTLLTPAGVAAAYGVTEDQVKGVWWDDRIHAAKVSVVRWSSSTDPFCADLFGAHLHTPLAQAELV; from the coding sequence ATGCAGCTGTATGACGCCGCCACGATCATCCGCAGCAAGAACGCCGGACCGTTCGCGGTCACCGTGGACCTGTTCTTCGACGCCGAGACCTACCCGCTCGCCCGGTCCTCGACCCTGCTGACCCCGGCGGGTGTGGCGGCCGCCTACGGCGTCACCGAGGACCAGGTGAAGGGCGTGTGGTGGGACGACCGCATCCACGCCGCCAAGGTCTCGGTGGTCCGGTGGTCCTCCAGCACCGACCCGTTCTGCGCCGACCTGTTCGGCGCCCACCTGCACACCCCGCTCGCCCAGGCCGAGCTGGTCTGA
- a CDS encoding amidohydrolase family protein, giving the protein MIDAHAHLWRLGDRPQPWLDPATMALIHRDHEWPELEAGLDAAGVAEAVLVQVVNDPDETTDFLDLAARTDRLAGVVGWTDLLAPDVGDRLDELAARGPLVGVRHQAQAEADPGAWLAAFAAGPGPRALAERDLACDLMLRPAQLELCAGVVASYDELHWVLDHAGKPPVAGGWRTPAGREWARLVARLGELPQLRVKLSGLTTMADPARWSIADLEPWVDHLLAVFGPDRLLFGSDWPVSRRAGEYARTVDAVRVLLARLSPAEQDRILRGVAVETYRLRRSAEGA; this is encoded by the coding sequence GTGATCGATGCCCATGCCCACCTGTGGCGGCTCGGCGACCGGCCGCAGCCCTGGCTCGACCCGGCCACGATGGCGCTCATCCACCGCGACCACGAGTGGCCCGAGCTCGAGGCCGGGCTGGACGCCGCCGGGGTGGCCGAGGCGGTGCTCGTGCAGGTGGTCAACGATCCCGACGAGACGACGGACTTCCTCGACCTCGCCGCGCGCACCGACCGGCTGGCCGGGGTCGTGGGCTGGACCGACCTGCTGGCGCCGGACGTCGGCGACCGCCTCGACGAGCTCGCCGCGCGGGGTCCACTGGTCGGCGTACGGCACCAGGCACAGGCCGAGGCCGACCCCGGCGCCTGGCTGGCCGCCTTCGCCGCCGGTCCCGGACCCCGGGCCCTGGCCGAGCGCGACCTGGCCTGCGACCTGATGCTGCGCCCGGCCCAGCTCGAGCTGTGCGCGGGCGTGGTGGCGTCGTACGACGAGCTGCACTGGGTCCTCGACCACGCGGGCAAGCCGCCCGTCGCCGGCGGCTGGCGTACGCCGGCTGGCCGGGAGTGGGCGCGGCTGGTCGCCCGGCTGGGTGAGCTGCCCCAGCTCCGGGTCAAGCTCTCGGGACTGACCACGATGGCCGACCCGGCGCGCTGGAGCATCGCCGACCTCGAGCCGTGGGTCGACCACCTGCTGGCCGTGTTCGGTCCGGACCGGCTGCTCTTCGGGTCGGACTGGCCGGTGAGCCGTCGCGCGGGGGAGTACGCCCGCACGGTCGACGCCGTGCGGGTCCTGCTCGCTCGGCTCTCGCCGGCCGAGCAGGACCGCATCCTGCGTGGGGTCGCGGTGGAGACCTACCGGCTCAGGCGGTCGGCCGAAGGAGCATGA
- a CDS encoding SDR family NAD(P)-dependent oxidoreductase, whose amino-acid sequence MLLKDKIALITAGASGMGRAGAEAFAREGAHVIVVDFNGAAAKETVAGIEAAGGSAVAEVADVRDLRALKALADRVTAEHGRLHVLYNNVGIPGAAGLDLTEEEWDLGLEVNGRASFFLSGYLMDALKAADGASVIFTSSTSGLVGSPFSPMYSFTKGGVIALVRSMALAHAADKIRVNAIAPGSVETPGLPGFFRVDDPEEIERRKAAFFATIPLGRASQPEEIAQVALFLASDMASYVTGVTIPVDGGITAK is encoded by the coding sequence ATGCTGCTCAAGGACAAGATCGCCCTCATCACCGCCGGTGCCTCCGGCATGGGCCGCGCCGGCGCCGAGGCCTTCGCCCGCGAGGGCGCGCACGTCATCGTCGTCGACTTCAACGGGGCCGCCGCCAAGGAGACCGTCGCCGGCATCGAGGCCGCCGGCGGCAGCGCCGTCGCGGAGGTGGCGGACGTCCGCGACCTCAGGGCGCTCAAGGCGCTCGCCGACCGGGTCACGGCCGAGCACGGCAGGCTGCACGTGCTCTACAACAACGTCGGCATCCCCGGCGCCGCCGGCCTGGACCTCACCGAGGAGGAGTGGGACCTCGGCCTGGAGGTCAACGGACGCGCCAGCTTCTTCCTCAGTGGCTACCTGATGGACGCGCTCAAGGCCGCGGACGGCGCCTCGGTGATCTTCACCAGCTCCACCTCCGGCCTAGTCGGCTCGCCCTTCAGCCCGATGTACTCCTTCACCAAGGGTGGCGTGATCGCGCTGGTCCGCTCGATGGCCCTGGCCCACGCCGCCGACAAGATCCGGGTCAACGCGATCGCGCCCGGATCGGTGGAGACCCCCGGCCTGCCCGGCTTCTTCCGCGTCGACGACCCGGAGGAGATCGAGCGACGCAAGGCGGCCTTCTTCGCCACCATCCCCCTCGGCCGGGCCTCGCAGCCCGAGGAGATCGCCCAGGTCGCGCTCTTCCTGGCCAGCGACATGGCCAGCTACGTCACCGGCGTGACGATCCCGGTCGACGGCGGCATCACCGCCAAGTAG
- a CDS encoding carboxymuconolactone decarboxylase family protein yields MSRIPPAPPEAYVPLYGADAPLRQQVYANAPHLVPAYQTWMSALRESSELPHRLLELLRLRVAFHNQCRSCMAIRYTSADDEGVGEDLVCSLERPMEAPDLTAAEKAALAFADRFATDHLAIDEAMFDDLRLHFSDREILDLGFQVATFVGYGRLAASLNMVDDLPQEYADVEATLSPWAQRPHYVL; encoded by the coding sequence ATGTCACGCATTCCCCCCGCCCCGCCAGAGGCATATGTCCCGCTGTACGGCGCGGACGCCCCGCTCCGCCAGCAGGTCTACGCCAACGCCCCGCACCTGGTGCCGGCGTACCAGACCTGGATGAGCGCGCTGCGGGAGAGCTCCGAGCTCCCGCACCGGCTCCTCGAGCTGCTCCGGCTGCGGGTCGCCTTCCACAACCAGTGCCGCAGCTGCATGGCGATCCGGTACACGAGCGCCGACGACGAGGGCGTGGGGGAGGACCTGGTGTGCTCGCTGGAGCGGCCGATGGAGGCTCCGGACCTCACGGCGGCCGAGAAGGCCGCGCTCGCCTTCGCCGACCGCTTCGCCACCGACCACCTCGCCATCGACGAGGCGATGTTCGACGACCTGCGACTCCACTTCTCCGACCGCGAGATCCTGGACCTCGGCTTCCAGGTCGCCACCTTCGTCGGCTACGGGCGGCTCGCCGCCTCGTTGAACATGGTCGACGACCTGCCGCAGGAGTACGCCGACGTCGAGGCGACGCTGTCGCCGTGGGCGCAGCGGCCGCACTACGTGCTCTGA